The Chlorocebus sabaeus isolate Y175 chromosome 6, mChlSab1.0.hap1, whole genome shotgun sequence genome has a segment encoding these proteins:
- the LOC103234509 gene encoding free fatty acid receptor 3 produces the protein MGAGPDQSYFSGNHWFVFSVYLLTFLVGLPLNLLALVVFVGKLRRCPVAVDVLLLNLTASDLLLLLFLPFRMVEAASGMRWPLPFILCPLSGFLFFTAVYLTALFLAAVSVERFLSVAYPLWYKTRPRLGQAGLVSVACWLLASAHCSVVYIVEFSGDTSHSQSINGTCYLEFRKDQLAFLLPVRLEMAVVLFVVPLIITSYCYSRLVWILGRGGSHRRQRRVAGLVAATLLNFLVCFGPYNMSHVVGYICGVSPAWRTYVMLLSTLNSCVDPFVYYFSSSRFQADFHELLRKLCGLWGQWQQEGSVELNEQKGGEGQREDRPAEGKSSEHSLGSGTGGQVACAKS, from the coding sequence ATGGGTGCAGGCCCCGACCAGTCCTACTTCTCCGGCAATCACTGGTTCGTCTTCTCGGTGTACCTCCTCACCTTCCTGGTGGGGCTCCCCCTCAACCTGCTGGCCCTGGTGGTCTTCGTGGGTAAGCTGCGGCGCTGCCCGGTGGCTGTGGACGTGCTTCTGCTCAACCTGACCGCCTCCGACCTGCTCCTGCTGCTGTTCCTGCCCTTCCGCATGGTGGAGGCGGCCAGTGGCATGCGCTGGCCCCTGCCCTTCATCCTCTGCCCGCTCTCTGGATTCCTCTTCTTCACTGCCGTCTATCTCACTGCCCTCTTCCTGGCCGCTGTGAGTGTTGAGCGCTTCCTGAGCGTGGCCTACCCACTATGGTACAAGACCCGGCCGAGGCTGGGACAGGCGGGTCTGGTGAGTGTGGCCTGCTGGCTGTtggcctctgctcactgcagcgtGGTCTACATCGTGGAATTCTCGGGGGACACCTCCCACAGCCAGAGCATCAATGGGACCTGCTACCTGGAGTTCCGGAAGGACCAGCTAGCCTTCCTCCTGCCCGTACGGCTAGAGATGGCCGTGGTCCTCTTTGTGGTCCCCCTGATCATCACCAGCTACTGCTACAGCCGCCTGGTGTGGATCCTCGGCAGAGGGGGCAGCCACCGCCGGCAGAGGAGGGTGGCGGGGCTGGTGGCAGCCACACTGCTCAACTTCCTTGTCTGCTTTGGGCCCTACAACATGTCCCACGTTGTGGGCTATATCTGCGGTGTAAGCCCGGCATGGAGGACCTACGTGATGCTTCTCAGCACCCTGAACTCCTGTGTCGACCCCTTTGTCTACTACTTCTCCTCCTCCAGATTCCAAGCCGACTTTCATGAGCTGCTGAGGAAGCTGTGTGGGCTCTGGGGCCAGTGGCAGCAGGAGGGCAGCGTGGAGCTGAATGagcagaagggaggggaggggcagagagaggaCCGTCCAGCTGAAGGAAAGAGCAGTGAACACTCACTGGGCTCTGGAACTGGTGGCCAGGTGGCCTGTGCTAAAAGCTAG